A section of the Paenibacillus aurantius genome encodes:
- a CDS encoding YceD family protein: protein MLLNLKEWNTKDHTVQWKDKLDLSDFLKERQDLSKFGTLEADLEAASKDGIIEVAGTLTLPVTMLCSRCLTEIDEVLTIPFRERFTQRTELIPQDNEESEEEVHLVKEDRLDLRPYVEENVWMALPYIPLCSEACKGLCPTCGQNRNTDPCGCSQEKVDPRLAGLADFFNQNKE from the coding sequence ATGCTGCTCAATTTAAAAGAATGGAACACCAAAGATCATACGGTCCAATGGAAGGATAAGCTTGACCTCTCCGATTTTCTTAAGGAAAGACAGGACTTGTCCAAATTCGGCACTCTCGAAGCCGACTTGGAGGCAGCCTCCAAGGACGGAATAATAGAAGTGGCGGGAACATTGACCCTGCCTGTAACGATGCTTTGCTCCCGGTGCCTGACGGAAATTGACGAAGTGTTAACCATTCCTTTCCGGGAAAGATTTACGCAGAGAACCGAGCTGATCCCGCAGGACAACGAGGAATCCGAAGAAGAGGTCCATCTGGTAAAGGAAGATCGTCTCGATCTCCGGCCCTATGTGGAAGAGAACGTCTGGATGGCCTTGCCTTACATTCCGCTTTGCTCCGAAGCTTGCAAGGGGCTGTGCCCGACTTGCGGACAGAACCGGAATACCGATCCGTGCGGCTGCAGCCAGGAGAAGGTGGATCCCCGGCTTGCCGGGCTGGCCGATTTCTTCAACCAGAATAAAGAGTAA
- the rpmF gene encoding 50S ribosomal protein L32 — translation MAVPQRRTSKTRRDKRRTHFKLEVPGMVKCEQCGELKLAHRICKVCGTYKGREIIKQ, via the coding sequence ATGGCAGTACCTCAGAGAAGAACGTCCAAAACTCGTCGCGATAAGCGCCGTACTCACTTTAAATTGGAAGTTCCGGGCATGGTTAAATGCGAGCAGTGCGGAGAATTGAAATTGGCTCACCGCATCTGCAAAGTTTGCGGAACGTACAAAGGAAGAGAGATCATCAAGCAATAG
- the fapR gene encoding transcription factor FapR: MPVIERLPKRQRQQQLAKVIEENPFVTDEELTKRFTVSIQTVRLDRMELGIPELRERLKLMAEQSYDQVRSLPLHEVIGDVIDLQLNKSGISLFEIREEHVFSRTKIARGHHIFSQANSLAVAVINDEIALTASADIRFIRSIRLQEKCVAKAYVRSVSKGKAKVEVFTYVNDELVFQGNFIIYHSKNRGEGGGDSHADSD, from the coding sequence GTGCCCGTTATCGAACGTCTACCTAAGAGGCAGCGCCAGCAGCAGCTGGCGAAGGTGATTGAAGAGAATCCTTTCGTCACCGACGAAGAGTTGACCAAACGGTTTACCGTAAGCATTCAAACCGTCCGCCTCGACCGGATGGAACTCGGAATTCCGGAGCTGCGCGAGAGGCTTAAGCTTATGGCGGAACAAAGCTACGATCAAGTCCGTTCCCTTCCTCTGCATGAGGTTATCGGGGACGTCATCGACCTTCAGCTTAACAAAAGCGGAATCTCGCTTTTTGAAATACGCGAGGAGCATGTCTTCTCCCGAACCAAAATTGCGCGGGGGCACCATATTTTCTCCCAGGCGAATTCGCTCGCCGTGGCTGTCATCAATGATGAAATCGCTCTGACCGCCTCGGCGGATATCCGGTTTATCCGGTCGATCCGCCTGCAGGAGAAATGCGTGGCCAAAGCCTATGTGCGGTCGGTCTCGAAGGGCAAGGCTAAGGTAGAAGTTTTTACGTACGTTAACGACGAACTCGTTTTCCAAGGAAACTTTATTATTTATCACTCCAAGAACCGGGGAGAAGGAGGCGGAGACAGTCATGCGGATAGCGATTGA
- the plsX gene encoding phosphate acyltransferase PlsX has protein sequence MRIAIDAMGGDRAPQAVVEGALLAAKEWQDTELILVGDSATLEPLLRDKPAHVSLHHAAEVIDAEDEPVKAVRRKKDASMVVAGRLVREKAADAMISAGNTGALMATGLLVVGRIRGIDRPALAPMIPTLDGSGVLALDLGANMDASPENLLQYAIMGSLYRNKVHGIGKPRVGLLNVGTEEKKGNELTKAAFPLLAEAPIHFVGNVEARDVLQAECDVLVCDGFVGNILLKSLEGTAEAIFGVLKQEFTRSLTTKLAAAVLAPGLRSFKKKLDYTEHGGAPLLGIDGLVLKSHGSSDANAIKNAVRQARTALAGRLVEAISSEISSGK, from the coding sequence ATGCGGATAGCGATTGATGCTATGGGCGGGGACCGGGCTCCTCAAGCGGTAGTGGAGGGAGCGCTCCTGGCCGCAAAGGAGTGGCAGGATACCGAGCTCATTCTGGTGGGCGATTCCGCCACCCTGGAGCCGCTTCTCCGGGACAAGCCGGCCCATGTAAGCCTTCATCATGCAGCGGAAGTCATTGATGCGGAGGACGAACCGGTTAAGGCGGTGCGCCGCAAGAAAGACGCTTCCATGGTGGTGGCGGGCCGTCTCGTCCGGGAGAAAGCGGCGGACGCCATGATCTCGGCCGGGAACACCGGCGCCCTTATGGCCACCGGTCTGCTGGTGGTCGGGCGGATCCGCGGCATCGACCGGCCGGCCCTGGCGCCGATGATCCCGACGCTCGACGGCAGCGGAGTGCTGGCGCTTGATCTGGGAGCCAACATGGACGCTTCACCCGAGAACCTGCTCCAGTACGCCATCATGGGCAGCCTGTACCGAAACAAGGTGCACGGGATCGGGAAGCCTCGGGTAGGCCTGCTGAATGTAGGCACGGAGGAGAAGAAGGGAAATGAGCTGACCAAAGCGGCTTTTCCCTTGCTCGCGGAAGCTCCGATCCACTTTGTGGGTAACGTGGAAGCCCGCGATGTGCTGCAGGCGGAATGCGACGTGCTCGTGTGCGACGGCTTTGTCGGCAATATTCTTCTGAAGTCTCTCGAGGGGACGGCGGAAGCAATATTCGGGGTGTTGAAGCAGGAGTTCACCCGAAGCCTGACGACCAAGCTGGCGGCGGCCGTCCTGGCCCCCGGGCTCCGCAGCTTCAAGAAGAAGCTGGATTACACCGAGCACGGCGGCGCCCCTCTGCTTGGAATCGACGGCCTGGTGCTGAAGAGCCACGGCTCCTCGGACGCCAATGCCATCAAGAATGCGGTGCGTCAGGCGAGAACGGCGCTCGCCGGTCGTCTGGTGGAAGCCATATCAAGTGAAATCAGCAGTGGAAAGTGA
- a CDS encoding beta-ketoacyl-ACP synthase III encodes MKLTPVGILGSGKYVPERVLTNFDLEQMVETNDEWIRTRTGISERRLASAEEASSDLAYHASVIALERAGVKPEEIDLIVVATVTPDMAFPSTACHLQAKLGAKKAAAFDLSAACSGFIYGLANAANFIATGTYKYALVVGAECLSKITDYTDRNTCILFGDGAGAVVIGPVEEGRGFQSFELGADGTGADLLKISGGGSRCPASPDSLEGKQHFIQMAGSEVFKFAVRIMGNAAEEALRKAGRDKSDIDLLVPHQANIRIIQASLNRLDLPEEKCMINLNKYGNVSAASIPIALAEAVEEGRVKEGDCLVLVGFGGGLTWGASVLIW; translated from the coding sequence ATGAAACTAACACCTGTGGGAATTCTGGGCTCGGGCAAATACGTGCCGGAGCGCGTTCTGACCAATTTCGATCTCGAGCAGATGGTGGAAACCAATGACGAATGGATCCGGACCCGGACGGGAATAAGCGAGAGAAGGCTGGCGTCCGCCGAGGAGGCCTCGTCCGATCTGGCTTATCACGCTTCGGTGATTGCGCTTGAGCGGGCGGGCGTCAAGCCGGAGGAGATCGACCTGATCGTGGTGGCGACGGTGACGCCGGATATGGCGTTTCCTTCCACGGCGTGTCACCTTCAAGCGAAGCTCGGGGCGAAGAAGGCGGCGGCCTTTGATTTGTCCGCCGCCTGCTCGGGCTTCATCTACGGTCTCGCGAATGCCGCCAACTTCATTGCCACGGGTACCTATAAATACGCCTTGGTGGTAGGAGCGGAATGCTTATCGAAAATTACCGATTATACGGACCGGAATACGTGCATCCTGTTCGGCGACGGCGCTGGCGCCGTCGTCATCGGCCCGGTGGAGGAAGGACGCGGCTTCCAGTCCTTCGAGCTCGGGGCAGACGGCACGGGTGCCGACCTGCTTAAGATCAGCGGAGGCGGCTCCCGCTGCCCGGCTTCGCCGGATAGCTTGGAGGGCAAGCAGCATTTTATCCAGATGGCGGGCAGTGAGGTATTCAAGTTCGCGGTGAGGATTATGGGCAATGCGGCCGAGGAGGCCCTGCGGAAAGCGGGCCGGGACAAGTCGGACATCGACCTGCTGGTCCCGCATCAAGCCAACATCCGGATTATCCAAGCATCGCTTAACCGGCTGGATCTTCCGGAGGAGAAGTGCATGATCAATCTGAACAAATACGGGAACGTTTCGGCGGCGTCCATCCCGATCGCTCTGGCAGAAGCCGTAGAGGAAGGGCGCGTGAAGGAAGGCGACTGCCTGGTGCTGGTCGGCTTCGGCGGCGGCCTCACCTGGGGCGCGTCGGTTCTCATCTGGTAA
- the fabD gene encoding ACP S-malonyltransferase: MGKVAFVFPGQGAQAVGMGKDVYDSHPGAKEIFERADAALGFPLSELIFNGPDEELKQTYNTQPALLTTSVAILEALKDKGIEPSYTAGHSLGEYSALVAAGALTFEDAVRTVRSRGEFMEQAVPGGQGAMAAVLGAEREALADFCARVSAETGTVELANVNCPGQIVISGSREGVQAVAERGKEIGAKRVIPLEVSGPFHSSLMKPAAGKLAEVLAGIEVKQAAVPVVANVTAEPVEDPEQIRRLLTEQVYSPVLWEDSVKWLIAQGVDTFVEIGSGTVLAGLIKKIDKSVKVLSVNSREAVESLSL; encoded by the coding sequence ATGGGAAAAGTGGCATTTGTTTTTCCGGGCCAGGGAGCCCAGGCCGTCGGGATGGGGAAGGACGTTTACGACAGTCATCCCGGGGCTAAAGAAATCTTTGAACGGGCGGACGCAGCGCTCGGCTTCCCGCTTTCGGAGCTTATTTTTAACGGGCCGGACGAGGAGCTGAAGCAGACCTATAACACCCAGCCGGCTCTGCTCACGACAAGCGTGGCTATTCTGGAGGCACTGAAGGACAAAGGGATCGAGCCGTCTTACACCGCTGGTCACAGCTTGGGCGAATACAGCGCTTTGGTGGCGGCCGGCGCTTTGACCTTCGAGGATGCCGTCCGGACGGTCCGTTCCCGCGGAGAGTTCATGGAGCAGGCGGTTCCGGGCGGACAGGGGGCCATGGCGGCCGTTCTCGGCGCGGAGCGGGAGGCGTTGGCGGACTTCTGCGCCAGGGTAAGTGCGGAAACAGGCACAGTGGAGCTCGCCAATGTCAACTGCCCGGGCCAAATCGTCATCTCGGGCAGCCGGGAAGGGGTCCAGGCCGTTGCGGAGCGAGGGAAGGAAATCGGAGCGAAACGGGTGATTCCGCTTGAAGTAAGCGGCCCGTTCCATTCCTCTCTCATGAAGCCGGCGGCGGGCAAGCTGGCGGAAGTTCTGGCGGGGATCGAAGTGAAACAGGCTGCCGTTCCGGTTGTCGCTAACGTGACGGCGGAGCCGGTGGAGGATCCTGAGCAGATTCGCCGGCTCCTTACGGAGCAGGTCTACTCTCCCGTCCTTTGGGAGGACAGCGTCAAGTGGCTTATCGCTCAAGGAGTCGATACCTTTGTGGAGATCGGTTCGGGAACCGTTCTGGCCGGCCTAATTAAGAAAATCGATAAGAGTGTTAAGGTCCTATCGGTCAACAGCCGCGAAGCGGTCGAGAGCTTATCGCTGTAA
- the fabG gene encoding 3-oxoacyl-[acyl-carrier-protein] reductase, with amino-acid sequence MLTGKTALVTGASRGIGRAIALGLAEAGADVAVNYAGSESAAEAVVREIEAMGRRAFKIQANVADSGQVDEMVKQTLEAFGRLDILVNNAGITRDNLIMRMKEEEFDDVIATNLKGVFNCLKAVTRPMMKQRYGRIINISSVVGALGNPGQANYVAAKAGVIGLTKSAAKELASRGITVNAVAPGFIVTDMTDKMTEEAKAAMIGMIPLARLGQPEDIAKAVRFLASDDASYMTGQTVHIDGGMYM; translated from the coding sequence ATGCTTACAGGAAAAACCGCGCTGGTCACCGGCGCCTCAAGGGGCATCGGCCGCGCCATCGCGCTAGGCTTGGCGGAAGCCGGAGCGGACGTTGCCGTCAACTACGCCGGCAGCGAGAGCGCAGCGGAGGCGGTCGTCCGGGAAATTGAGGCGATGGGCCGCCGGGCATTCAAGATTCAAGCCAACGTAGCCGATTCCGGCCAGGTGGACGAGATGGTCAAGCAGACGCTGGAAGCGTTTGGCCGTCTTGACATTTTGGTGAATAACGCCGGGATTACGCGGGATAATTTAATCATGCGCATGAAGGAAGAGGAATTCGATGACGTCATCGCCACGAACCTGAAGGGCGTGTTTAACTGCCTGAAGGCCGTTACGCGTCCGATGATGAAGCAGCGGTACGGGCGGATCATCAACATCTCCTCCGTGGTGGGGGCACTCGGCAACCCCGGACAAGCCAACTACGTGGCGGCCAAGGCGGGCGTTATCGGCCTGACCAAGTCCGCGGCGAAAGAGCTTGCCTCCAGGGGCATTACCGTCAATGCGGTGGCTCCCGGCTTTATCGTCACCGACATGACCGACAAGATGACGGAGGAAGCCAAAGCGGCCATGATCGGCATGATCCCGCTGGCCCGCCTCGGACAGCCGGAGGATATTGCCAAGGCCGTCAGGTTTCTGGCATCCGACGACGCCTCTTACATGACCGGACAGACGGTTCATATAGACGGCGGCATGTACATGTAA
- the acpP gene encoding acyl carrier protein, with translation MSDVLDRVKRIVIDRLGVEESEVTLEASFKDDLGADSLDVVELVMELEDEFDMEISDEDAEKITTVGEVVNYIQSHT, from the coding sequence ATGTCCGATGTTTTGGATCGTGTTAAGCGAATTGTCATCGATCGCCTCGGGGTGGAAGAGTCTGAAGTTACCCTCGAAGCATCGTTTAAAGATGATTTGGGGGCCGATTCCTTGGATGTAGTGGAATTGGTTATGGAACTTGAAGATGAGTTTGATATGGAGATCTCCGACGAAGATGCAGAGAAAATTACGACTGTGGGAGAAGTAGTAAATTACATACAATCTCATACGTAA
- the fabF gene encoding beta-ketoacyl-ACP synthase II, which yields MVQRVVITGMGVMTSLGKDLETFWASLMEGKSGVSLVESFDVSEYPTRIAAEIKDFNPEDYMDKREARRMDRFVQFAVVASEKALQDAGLNVKEDTDPERVGVYIGSGIGGLRTWEEQHKILLEKGPKRVSPFFIPMMIANMASGQVSMNTGAKGPNSTSVTACATGTHSIGDSFRLIQHGDADVMICGGAEATISPTGMAGFCALRAMSTRNDEPEKASRPFDVDRDGFVMGEGAGILVLESLEHAQKRGARIYAEVVGYGMSADAHHMTDPSPGGEGAARCMKKAMKDAGLQPEDVDYINAHGTSTGVGDKGETDAVKSVFGEQAYKVPVSSTKSMTGHLLGAAGGVEAVICGLTIVNGIIPPTINLDNPDPECDLDYVPHKPRQADVEVAMSNSFGFGGHNATIILKRFEA from the coding sequence ATGGTACAACGTGTCGTGATAACAGGAATGGGAGTCATGACCTCTCTGGGGAAAGACCTGGAGACGTTCTGGGCAAGCCTTATGGAAGGCAAGTCCGGTGTTTCTCTCGTGGAAAGCTTCGACGTAAGCGAATACCCTACGCGCATCGCGGCGGAGATCAAAGATTTCAACCCGGAAGACTACATGGACAAAAGGGAAGCCCGCCGCATGGACCGTTTCGTTCAATTTGCCGTTGTGGCAAGCGAGAAGGCGCTCCAAGACGCCGGTCTGAACGTTAAGGAAGATACGGATCCGGAACGCGTCGGCGTCTATATCGGGTCGGGCATCGGCGGATTGAGAACCTGGGAGGAGCAGCACAAAATTCTCCTCGAGAAAGGACCGAAACGCGTAAGCCCTTTCTTCATTCCGATGATGATCGCGAACATGGCATCCGGGCAGGTTTCGATGAATACGGGCGCTAAGGGACCGAACAGCACATCGGTGACGGCTTGCGCCACCGGAACTCATTCCATCGGCGATTCCTTCCGGCTCATTCAGCACGGGGATGCGGATGTCATGATTTGCGGCGGTGCGGAAGCGACCATCAGCCCGACCGGGATGGCCGGGTTCTGTGCCCTAAGGGCGATGTCCACCCGCAACGACGAGCCCGAGAAAGCGAGCCGCCCGTTCGACGTGGACCGCGATGGATTCGTCATGGGCGAAGGCGCAGGAATTCTCGTGCTGGAATCGCTTGAGCACGCACAGAAGCGGGGAGCGAGAATCTATGCCGAGGTCGTGGGCTATGGAATGAGCGCGGATGCCCATCACATGACCGATCCGTCACCGGGTGGGGAAGGTGCGGCCCGCTGTATGAAGAAGGCGATGAAGGATGCCGGACTTCAGCCGGAGGACGTCGATTACATCAACGCCCACGGAACTTCGACGGGGGTCGGCGACAAAGGCGAAACGGATGCGGTTAAGTCCGTATTCGGCGAGCAGGCGTACAAGGTACCGGTCAGCTCGACGAAATCGATGACCGGCCATCTGCTTGGAGCCGCTGGAGGCGTGGAGGCCGTTATCTGCGGATTGACGATCGTGAATGGGATTATTCCTCCGACGATCAACCTGGATAACCCGGATCCGGAATGCGACCTGGACTACGTCCCGCACAAACCGCGCCAAGCGGACGTGGAGGTGGCCATGTCCAATTCCTTCGGATTCGGCGGCCACAACGCGACGATCATCCTGAAAAGGTTCGAGGCGTAA
- the rnc gene encoding ribonuclease III — translation MNRDLKQLQAQLGIRFKDPSLLRQAFTHSSYVNENRISGNKDNERLEFLGDAVLELTVSEYLYDLHPGRSEGELTKLRASIVCEPSLVIFAEELEFGRFVLLGKGEELTGGRTRPALLADVFESFIGALYLDQGLEAVKAFLQKILFPKISTDGKPQIVDYKTRLQEHTQQHGLGTLEYRIVEERGPAHEKEFVSEVWMEDGLLGRGSGRSKKEAEQQAAERALAKLQVKAK, via the coding sequence ATGAACCGCGACTTGAAGCAGCTTCAGGCGCAGCTCGGTATCCGCTTCAAAGACCCGTCGCTTTTGAGGCAGGCCTTCACCCATTCTTCCTATGTGAATGAGAATCGAATCTCCGGCAACAAGGATAACGAGCGCCTGGAGTTTCTGGGCGACGCCGTTCTGGAATTGACCGTTTCCGAGTATCTGTACGACTTGCATCCCGGCCGGTCCGAAGGAGAACTCACCAAGCTTAGGGCTTCCATCGTATGTGAGCCTTCGCTCGTGATCTTTGCCGAAGAGCTGGAGTTTGGGCGCTTTGTCCTTCTGGGCAAAGGGGAAGAGCTGACGGGGGGACGAACGCGGCCGGCGCTGCTTGCCGATGTGTTCGAATCGTTCATCGGGGCCCTCTATCTGGACCAGGGGCTCGAGGCGGTTAAAGCGTTCCTCCAGAAGATCCTGTTTCCGAAGATATCGACAGACGGCAAGCCCCAAATCGTCGATTACAAAACCCGTCTTCAGGAGCATACCCAGCAGCATGGCCTGGGCACGCTCGAATACCGCATTGTCGAGGAGCGCGGACCCGCCCACGAGAAGGAATTCGTTTCCGAGGTCTGGATGGAAGACGGCCTCCTCGGCAGGGGCAGCGGACGCAGCAAGAAAGAAGCGGAGCAGCAGGCAGCGGAACGGGCGCTTGCCAAGCTCCAGGTGAAGGCCAAATAG
- the smc gene encoding chromosome segregation protein SMC yields the protein MFLKRIELAGFKSFADKTELEFVQGITAVVGPNGSGKSNISDGIRWVLGEQSARSLRGGKMEDVIFAGSDARRAVNYGEVSLTLENGDHALPLDFSEVTVTRRVHRSGDSEYFINKQACRLKDITELFMDTGIGKEAYSIIGQGRIEEILSTKSEDRRGIFEEASGIVKYKSRKKEAEKRLNETEQNLLRIHDLVSELEDQIGPLRDQSEKAIRFKELKEKLKNSEISMYVYQIEQIHASWTETNSRLSQLRSKQMELGAVVNQHDAHLEKHRWETRRLDEELERLQRLLLQVSEDFEKCEGHGEVLKERRKNLAANRVQLEQTISSQDKRLQGQQAELEEYQKKMAELTKRLEDYQGALKAEEESLLGVVGGISSETEERYKGELLETLNETAQARNEIRYTEQQIETLLRRSERLEEEKAKWAEQKDRLVRRRAELKEKREAAAQATTRIREEYSALLQETRTKQSLGEEAMAALRKWEQRLDSLVSRRDTMKEMANDYDGFLQGVKEVLKAKNRPDGLRGIHGAVAELVRVPGEVETAVETALGAALQNVVVDNESDGRAAIAFLKKRQLGRATFLPLDVIRGRSVNEMELRSARQADGFVGVGVDLVQFDEKYRQIVSSLLSHVIIAKTLEDANHIAAKCQYRYRVVTLEGDVVNPGGSMTGGSQHRKATSLLSRQRQIDEMDNEITQTRRQLEQLRQKSLQLKQELASHAERIEQLRQEGEAKRIEEQQYAAELNPLENEARNTEDHLAVHLQDRDALKDEIRELTARKEAAAESLAKLQAKEEKLQQAIRAAELARKASESQKEELQTQLTELRVKTAAASQERQSLGDQYRRFQADYAVWQTELEQNRRLLKQLNQDTELNEQESVLHTERLNDLKIKKQDYTSQTEFKRAERTEWLRKLEEEESKTREQRNELKEVEEELHQTEVRVNRLDVELDNLLKKLSEEYELSFELAKHRYPVPEDVAGTQLRVKEIRREISSLGDVNLGAIEEYSRVSERYDFLSGQKADLIEAKTTLYHVIREMDEEMSKRFHTTFEQIRTHFVVVFAKLFGGGRADLILSDPDSPLDTGIEIVAQPPGKKLQNLQLLSGGERALTAIALLFSILRVKPVPFCVLDEVEAALDEANVSRFAEYLREFSHVTQFIVVTHRKGTMEEADVLYGVTMEEGGVSKLVSVRLEEEEAIVSA from the coding sequence ATGTTTTTAAAAAGGATTGAGCTGGCAGGGTTTAAATCCTTTGCCGACAAAACGGAGCTGGAATTCGTCCAGGGCATAACAGCCGTCGTCGGACCGAACGGAAGCGGCAAAAGCAACATTTCCGACGGAATCCGCTGGGTGCTCGGCGAACAGAGCGCCCGAAGCCTGCGCGGCGGCAAGATGGAGGATGTTATTTTTGCCGGTAGCGATGCGAGAAGGGCCGTTAACTACGGGGAAGTCTCGCTCACGCTCGAGAACGGCGATCACGCCCTGCCTCTGGATTTCAGCGAGGTGACGGTTACCCGCCGGGTTCACCGGTCGGGGGACAGTGAATATTTTATCAACAAGCAGGCCTGCCGCCTGAAGGACATCACCGAGCTGTTCATGGATACGGGCATTGGGAAAGAAGCCTATTCCATCATCGGGCAGGGCCGGATTGAAGAAATTCTCAGTACAAAATCGGAAGATCGACGGGGAATTTTCGAGGAAGCCTCGGGGATCGTCAAATATAAATCGCGCAAGAAAGAAGCCGAGAAGCGGCTGAATGAAACCGAGCAGAACCTGCTGCGCATCCATGATCTGGTCTCGGAGCTGGAGGACCAGATCGGTCCTCTTCGCGACCAGTCGGAGAAGGCCATTCGGTTCAAGGAACTGAAGGAAAAACTTAAGAACAGCGAAATTTCCATGTATGTGTACCAGATCGAGCAGATTCACGCGAGCTGGACCGAAACGAATTCCCGCCTGTCTCAGCTAAGGAGCAAGCAAATGGAGCTCGGGGCGGTGGTCAACCAGCATGACGCCCATCTGGAGAAGCACCGCTGGGAAACCCGGCGTCTCGATGAGGAGCTGGAACGGCTCCAGCGGCTGCTGCTGCAGGTGAGCGAAGACTTCGAGAAATGCGAAGGACACGGGGAAGTGCTGAAGGAAAGACGTAAGAACCTGGCGGCGAACCGGGTTCAGCTGGAGCAGACCATTTCCTCGCAGGACAAGCGTCTTCAAGGCCAGCAGGCCGAGCTGGAGGAATACCAGAAGAAGATGGCTGAGCTGACGAAGCGTCTGGAGGACTACCAGGGGGCTTTGAAGGCGGAGGAGGAAAGTCTGCTTGGCGTGGTAGGGGGAATCAGCAGCGAGACGGAGGAGCGGTACAAAGGGGAACTCCTCGAGACGCTGAACGAGACGGCCCAGGCCCGCAATGAGATCCGCTATACCGAGCAGCAGATCGAGACGCTTCTCCGAAGAAGCGAGCGGCTCGAGGAAGAGAAGGCCAAGTGGGCCGAGCAGAAGGACCGGCTCGTCCGCCGGCGGGCGGAGCTTAAGGAGAAACGGGAGGCGGCGGCTCAAGCCACCACCCGCATCCGCGAGGAGTACTCGGCCCTCCTGCAGGAGACCCGGACGAAGCAGAGCCTGGGAGAGGAAGCGATGGCCGCCCTCCGCAAATGGGAGCAGCGCCTCGATTCCCTTGTCTCCAGACGGGACACCATGAAGGAAATGGCGAACGACTATGACGGCTTCCTGCAGGGAGTCAAGGAAGTGCTGAAGGCGAAGAACCGGCCGGACGGACTGCGCGGAATTCACGGCGCGGTCGCCGAGCTGGTGAGGGTTCCGGGCGAGGTGGAAACGGCTGTCGAGACCGCGCTCGGAGCGGCGCTGCAGAACGTTGTCGTGGACAACGAATCCGACGGCCGTGCGGCCATTGCCTTCCTGAAGAAACGCCAGCTCGGACGGGCTACCTTCCTTCCGCTTGATGTTATCCGCGGCCGCTCCGTCAACGAGATGGAGCTGCGTTCGGCCCGGCAGGCCGACGGATTCGTCGGCGTTGGGGTGGATTTGGTTCAATTCGACGAGAAATACCGGCAAATTGTTTCGTCGCTTCTCAGTCATGTCATCATTGCCAAGACGCTGGAGGATGCGAACCACATCGCGGCGAAGTGCCAGTACCGGTACCGCGTGGTCACCTTGGAGGGAGACGTGGTCAATCCGGGGGGATCCATGACCGGAGGAAGTCAGCATCGCAAAGCGACCAGCCTGCTCAGCCGCCAGCGGCAGATCGACGAGATGGACAACGAGATCACCCAGACGAGGAGGCAGCTTGAGCAGCTGCGCCAGAAGAGCCTTCAGCTTAAGCAGGAGCTGGCATCCCATGCCGAGCGGATCGAGCAGCTGCGCCAGGAGGGCGAAGCTAAGCGCATCGAGGAGCAGCAGTATGCGGCGGAGCTTAATCCGCTGGAAAACGAAGCAAGGAACACGGAAGATCATCTGGCCGTGCATCTGCAGGACCGGGATGCGTTGAAGGACGAAATCCGCGAGTTGACCGCCCGCAAGGAGGCGGCGGCTGAATCTCTTGCGAAGCTGCAGGCGAAGGAAGAGAAGCTGCAGCAGGCGATCCGCGCGGCGGAGCTTGCCCGCAAGGCAAGCGAATCCCAGAAGGAAGAGCTGCAGACCCAGCTCACCGAGCTGCGGGTCAAGACGGCGGCCGCTTCGCAGGAGCGCCAGTCGCTTGGCGATCAATACCGCCGTTTTCAGGCGGATTATGCCGTCTGGCAGACGGAGCTCGAGCAGAACCGCCGCCTACTGAAGCAGCTCAACCAGGACACCGAGCTGAATGAGCAGGAGAGCGTGCTTCATACGGAGAGGCTGAACGACCTCAAGATCAAGAAGCAGGATTATACGTCGCAGACGGAGTTCAAGCGTGCCGAACGGACGGAGTGGCTGCGCAAGCTCGAGGAAGAGGAAAGCAAAACCCGCGAGCAGCGCAACGAGCTGAAAGAGGTGGAGGAAGAGCTTCACCAGACGGAGGTTCGGGTTAACCGGCTTGATGTGGAGCTCGACAACCTGCTCAAGAAGCTGTCCGAGGAGTACGAGCTGAGCTTCGAGCTCGCCAAACACCGCTACCCGGTTCCCGAGGATGTGGCGGGCACTCAGCTCCGCGTCAAAGAGATCCGACGGGAAATCTCCTCCCTCGGCGACGTGAACTTGGGTGCGATTGAGGAGTACAGCCGTGTAAGCGAGCGGTATGACTTCCTGAGCGGCCAGAAGGCCGATCTGATCGAGGCCAAAACGACGTTGTATCACGTCATCCGCGAGATGGACGAAGAGATGTCCAAGCGGTTCCACACGACGTTCGAGCAGATCCGCACGCACTTCGTCGTGGTCTTCGCCAAGCTGTTCGGCGGCGGCCGGGCCGACCTCATCCTGTCCGATCCCGACAGCCCGCTGGATACCGGCATCGAGATCGTTGCTCAGCCGCCCGGCAAGAAGCTGCAGAACCTGCAGCTGCTCTCGGGCGGCGAGCGGGCGCTGACGGCGATCGCGCTGCTCTTCTCGATTCTGCGCGTCAAGCCGGTGCCCTTCTGCGTGCTCGACGAGGTCGAAGCCGCGCTGGATGAGGCGAACGTCTCCCGCTTTGCCGAATACCTGCGCGAGTTCTCGCACGTCACGCAGTTCATCGTCGTCACGCACCGCAAGGGGACGATGGAGGAAGCCGACGTTCTGTACGGCGTCACCATGGAGGAGGGCGGCGTGTCCAAGCTTGTCTCCGTCCGCCTCGAGGAAGAAGAGGCGATTGTCTCGGCTTAA